A stretch of the Haliaeetus albicilla chromosome 17, bHalAlb1.1, whole genome shotgun sequence genome encodes the following:
- the TRAPPC3L gene encoding trafficking protein particle complex subunit 3-like protein: protein MSRPPGRKQENHKISRELFVLTYGALVAQLCKDYEKDEDVNTCLDRMGYGIGIRLIDDFLARSAVKKCRSYSETADMIAQVAFKMYLGVTPSVSCSSAAGNEFSLILDKNPLVDFVEELPAERASLCYCNLLCGVIRGALEMVHLAAEVTFLQDRLKGDAVTEIGITFLRKAEDRKHKRNK, encoded by the exons AGCAGAGAACTTTTTGTACTCACGTATGGGGCTTTGGTAGCCCAGCTGTGCAAGGActatgaaaaagatgaagatgtCAACACCTGTTTAGATAGAAT GGGCTATGGCATTGGCATAAGGCTGATTGATGATTTTTTAGCTCGTTCAGCTGTGAAAAAGTGCCGCAGTTATTCTGAAACAGCAGACATGATTGCACAG GTTGCTTTCAAGATGTACCTTGGGGTCACCCCTAGCGTGAGCTGCAGTAGTGCCGCAGGAAATGAATTCTCCTTGATCCTGGACAAAAACCCACTAGTGGACTTTGTGGAGGAGCTGCCAGCAGAACGAGCATCACTTTGCTACTGTAACCTCCTCTGCGGAGTGATTCGAGGTGCCTTGGAAATG GTTCACTTAGCAGCAGAAGTTACCTTCCTCCAGGACAGGCTGAAGGGCGATGCTGTGACAGAAATAGGAATTACGTTTTTAAGGAAGGCTGAAGAcagaaagcacaaaagaaataaatga
- the CALHM5 gene encoding calcium homeostasis modulator protein 5: MDSFQTILKFFMNRKTAIGYSFMALLTMGGERVFSLVAFRCPCSNENFRYGLVFLFSPAFVLLVIGYFLNSKTWKLFTGCWVNPRKIFPRGNICHCFYIFGQVTLNALVAPVMWLSVALLNGTFYECAMSGLKNPAYLNAVCDSKSAKCFEELHKVVCDKSSMPFSESDELKRTLQAQSQILGWCVIVTTALLSLLTTCCASCQSKVSHLQLMFWRVYTEKEKEQLEQIFQLYATKLSERNLKCFFENKEPEAISLPAFQAWEDASQLYSFSSSKQHYSTIHKLVEEGQKEINEERETMLDFADRREIP, encoded by the exons ATGGATAGTTTCCAAACCATCCTGAAATTCTTTATGAACCGGAAAACCGCTATAGGTTACAGCTTTATGGCACTGCTGACAATGGGAGGTGAACGTGTGTTTTCTCTTGTTGCTTTCAGATGCCCCTGCAGCAATGAGAACTTCAGGTACGGTTTGgtatttctcttctccccagcttttgttttgctagTTATTGGATATTTCTTGAACAGCAAGACCTGGAAACTCTTTACAGGCTGCTGGGTGAATCCCAGAAAAATATTCCCCAGAGGCAATATCTGCCATTGCTTTTACATCTTTGGACAAGTCACTTTAAACGCTCTGGTGGCCCCAGTGATGTGGCTTTCGGTGGCTTTGCTCAACGGGACTTTTTACGAATGTGCCATGAGTGGCTTGAAAAATCCTGCCTACTTAAATGCAGTTTGCGACAGCAAATCTGCGAAGTGCTTTGAAGAGCTACACAAGGTAGTCTGTGACAAAAGCTCCATGCCCTTTTCAGAGAGCGACGAACTGAAGCGAACTCTTCAAGCACAGTCCcag ATTTTAGGCTGGTGTGTGATCGTTACCACAgctcttctctccctgctcaccacttgctgtgCCAGCTGCCAGTCGAAAGTCAGCCACCTCCAGCTGATGTTCTGGAGGGTGTACAcggagaaggagaaggagcaaCTGGAGCAGATATTCCAGCTGTATGCCACCAAGCTGAGTGAGCGAAACCTGAAGTGCTTTTTTGAGAACAAGGAACCAGAAGCGATTTCCCTGCCGGCTTTTCAGGCATGGGAAGATGCTTCCCAGCTCTACTCTTTCAGCAGTAGCAAACAGCATTATAGCACAATTCATAAGCTAGTTGAAGAAGGCCAGAAAGAAATCAATGAGGAAAGAGAGACAATGCTGGACTTTGCAGACAGAAGGGAGATACCATAG
- the DSE gene encoding dermatan-sulfate epimerase isoform X4, with protein sequence MEKSVVLLQEVTDGSLYEGVAYGSYTTRSLFQYMFLVQRHFDINHFSHPWLKQHFAFMYRTVLPGFQRTVAIADSNYNWFYGPESQLVFLDKFVMRNGSGNWLAEQIRRNRVVEGPGTPSKGQRWCTLHTEFLWYDASLRSVPPPDYGVPKLHYFEDWGVVTYGSALPAEINRPFLSFKSGKLGGRAIYDIVHKNKYKEWIKGWRNFNAGHEHPDQNSFTFAPNGVPFITEALYGPKYTFFNNVLMFSPAVSKSCFSPWEGQITEDCSSKWLKYKHDLAGDCQGRVVAAMERSGVVFIRGEGVGAYNPKLKLRKLQRNLILLHPQLLLLVDQIHLEDDSPLEAATSFFHNVDVPFEETVVDDVHGAFIRHRDGIYKMYWMDDTGHSEKATIASRMYPRGYPYNGTNYVNVTTLLRHPITRAIYLFIGPSVDVQSFTVRGDSPQLDVFVTTSEHAYAVYLWLIEDGSHSAFAQVIADRQKIVFDRASAIRSSAVPEVKDYVGIVERNLQHFKPVFQQLEKQILSRVRNTASFRKTAERLLRFSDKRQTEEAIDRIFAISQRQQQQHGRAKKNRKVAKGYKFVDAVPDIFAQIEVNERKVRQKAQTQAQKELPVDEDEEMKDLLDFADITYVKHKTGVSIKGRSGLAQMVTTARSSAPSISASYTRLFLILNIAIFFVMLAMQLTYFQKAKRLHGQRCLYAILLVDSCILLWLYSSCSQSQC encoded by the exons GGTTTCAGAGAACTGTGGCCATCGCAGATTCCAACTATAACTGGTTCTACGGGCCAGAGAGCCAGCTGGTGTTTCTTGACAAGTTTGTCATGCGCAACGGCAGCGGGAACTGGTTGGCAGAGCAGATCAGAAGGAACCGAGTGGTGGAGGGCCCGGGGACACCATCCAAAGGGCAGAGGTGGTGCACTCTCCACACTGAATTTCTCTG GTATGATGCAAGTTTGCGCTCTGTACCTCCTCCAGACTACGGGGTTCCTAAGCTGCATTATTTTGAGGACTGGGGAGTAGTAACCTATGGAAGTGCTTTGCCAGCTGAAATCAACAggcctttcctttccttcaagTCAGGAAAGCTGGGAGGACGTGCAATATATGATATTGTTCATAAGAACAAGTACAAAGAGTGGATCAAGGGGTGGAGGAACTTTAATGCTGGCCACGAACACCCGGACCAGAACTCCTTTACTTTTGCTCCTAACGGTGTACCTTTCATAACAGAAGCTCTGTATGGGccaaaatatactttttttaataatgtgttGATGTTTTCCCCTGCCGTGTCCAAGAGCTGCTTCTCCCCATGGGAAGGGCAGATTACAGAAGACTGTTCCTCAAAGTGGCTTAAATATAAACATGACTTGGCTGGTGACTGTCAGGGACGAGTGGTTGCCGCCATGGAGAGAAGCGGGGTGGTTTTTATCAGGGGAGAAGGAGTGGGTGCATACAATCCTAAACTGAAGCTGAGAAAATTGCAAAGAAACCTCATACTTCTCCATCCCCAGCTTCTCTTGCTAGTGGACCAAATCCATCTAGAAGATGACAGTCCCCTAGAGGCAGCGACCAGTTTCTTCCACAATGTGGATGTGCCTTTTGAAGAAACGGTTGTTGATGATGTCCATGGGGCCTTTATTAGGCACCGTGATGGGATATATAAGATGTACTGGATGGACGACACTGGCCATAGCGAGAAAGCTACCATTGCCTCAAGGATGTATCCCCGGGGCTACCCGTATAATGGAACGAACTACGTGAATGTAACGACCCTCTTGAGGCACCCCATCACTAGGGCCATTTACCTTTTCATTGGGCCCTCAGTTGACGTGCAGAGCTTCACCGTCCGTGGAGATTCTCCGCAGCTGGATGTTTTTGTTACCACCAGTGAGCACGCCTACGCGGTGTACCTGTGGCTCATTGAGGATGGGTCCCACTCTGCCTTTGCACAGGTTATTGCAGACCGCCAGAAAATTGTCTTTGACCGAGCCTCTGCCATCAGGAGCTCTGCAGTGCCAGAAGTGAAGGACTATGTAGGGATTGTGGAGAGGAACCTGCAGCATTTTAAGCCTGTTTTCCAGCAGCTCGAGAAGCAGATCTTGTCTCGTGTACGCAACACAGCCAGCTTTAGGAAGACTGCTGAGCGCCTGCTGAGGTTTTCAGATAAGAGACAGACAGAGGAGGCCATTGACAGGATATTTGCAATCtcacagaggcagcagcagcagcacggcagagcaaagaaaaacagaaaggtagCCAAAGGCTACAAATTTGTCGATGCCGTTCCTGACATTTTTGCACAAATTGAGgtgaatgaaagaaaagtgCGACAAAAGGCACAGACTCAAGCACAAAAAGAGTTGCCTGTAGATGAAGACGAGGAAATGAAAGATCTTCTGGATTTTGCAGATATCACTTATGTGAAGCACAAAACTGGGGTGTCAATCAAAGGCCGATCAGGGCTGGCACAGATGGTGACGACTGCTCGAAGTAGTGCCCCATCAATCTCAGCTTCTTATACCCGCCTCTTTCTAATTCTCaacattgctattttttttgtcatgttaGCAATGCAGCTCACATATTTTCAGAAGGCCAAAAGACTGCATGGCCAAAGATGTCTGTATGCAATACTTTTAGTAGACAGCTGTATATTATTGTGGCTGTATTCTTCCTGTTCTCAGTCACAATGTTAG